The Raphanus sativus cultivar WK10039 chromosome 2, ASM80110v3, whole genome shotgun sequence genome includes a region encoding these proteins:
- the LOC108842751 gene encoding acireductone dioxygenase 2 isoform X6, whose protein sequence is MMRDRQLFFGLLLILTFVSLHKLCYCDDQTVSCESFDEPFGGSWIVSKNGDYEDEEGNKRITKTTLVEALKDEREDVIQAWYMDDNQEDQRLPHHKDPKEFLSLDKLAELGVLSWRLDADHYETDEELKKIRESGGYSYMDFCEVCPEKLQNYEEKVKSFFEEHLHTDEEIRYCVAGSGYFDVRDRNEAWIRVWVKKGGMIVFPAGIYHRFTVDSDNYIKAMRLFAGGPVWTPYNRPHDHLPARKEYVDNFVNKAFNASA, encoded by the exons ATGATGAGAGACCGGCAACTATTTTTCGGCCTTTTGCTTATCTTAACATTTGTTTCGCTCCATAAGCTTTGCTACTGCGACGATCAGACG GTGTCGTGTGAATCGTTCGATGAGCCTTTCGGAGGTAGCTGGATAGTTTCGAAGAATGGTGATTACGAAG ACGAAGAAGGGAACAAACGCATAACGAAGACGACGTTGGTTGAAGCCCTGAAG GATGAAAGAGAAGACGTGATTCAGGCATGGTACATGGATGATAACCAAGAGGATCAGCGACTTCCTCACCACAAGGATCCTAAAGAGTTTCTCTCTCTCGACAAACTTGCAG AGCTTGGAGTCCTTAGCTGGAGACTTGATGCTGATCACTACGAAACCGATGAGGAGTTGAAAAAGATCCGCGAGTCCGGTGGTTACTCCTACATG GACTTCTGTGAGGTATGCCCTGAGAAGCTTCAAAATTATGAAGAGAAAGTTAAGAGCTTTTTCGAGGAACATCTGCACACTGATGAAGAGATCCGTTACTGCGTTGCAGGAAGTG GCTACTTTGACGTGAGGGATCGCAACGAAGCTTGGATCAGAGTTTGGGTGAAGAAAGGAGGAATGATAGTCTTTCCTGCTGGAATTTATCATCGCTTCACCGTGGATTCTGACAACTATATCAAG GCAATGCGTCTTTTCGCGGGTGGCCCGGTGTGGACACCATACAATCGTCCACACGACCATCTTCCTGCAAG GAAAGAATATGTCGATAATTTCGTGAACAAAGCCTTTAACGCCTCCGCTTAG
- the LOC108842751 gene encoding acireductone dioxygenase 2 isoform X5, producing the protein MMRDRQLFFGLLLILTFVSLHKLCYCDDQTVSCESFDEPFGGSWIVSKNGDYEGDEEGNKRITKTTLVEALKDEREDVIQAWYMDDNQEDQRLPHHKDPKEFLSLDKLAELGVLSWRLDADHYETDEELKKIRESGGYSYMDFCEVCPEKLQNYEEKVKSFFEEHLHTDEEIRYCVAGSGYFDVRDRNEAWIRVWVKKGGMIVFPAGIYHRFTVDSDNYIKAMRLFAGGPVWTPYNRPHDHLPARKEYVDNFVNKAFNASA; encoded by the exons ATGATGAGAGACCGGCAACTATTTTTCGGCCTTTTGCTTATCTTAACATTTGTTTCGCTCCATAAGCTTTGCTACTGCGACGATCAGACG GTGTCGTGTGAATCGTTCGATGAGCCTTTCGGAGGTAGCTGGATAGTTTCGAAGAATGGTGATTACGAAG GAGACGAAGAAGGGAACAAACGCATAACGAAGACGACGTTGGTTGAAGCCCTGAAG GATGAAAGAGAAGACGTGATTCAGGCATGGTACATGGATGATAACCAAGAGGATCAGCGACTTCCTCACCACAAGGATCCTAAAGAGTTTCTCTCTCTCGACAAACTTGCAG AGCTTGGAGTCCTTAGCTGGAGACTTGATGCTGATCACTACGAAACCGATGAGGAGTTGAAAAAGATCCGCGAGTCCGGTGGTTACTCCTACATG GACTTCTGTGAGGTATGCCCTGAGAAGCTTCAAAATTATGAAGAGAAAGTTAAGAGCTTTTTCGAGGAACATCTGCACACTGATGAAGAGATCCGTTACTGCGTTGCAGGAAGTG GCTACTTTGACGTGAGGGATCGCAACGAAGCTTGGATCAGAGTTTGGGTGAAGAAAGGAGGAATGATAGTCTTTCCTGCTGGAATTTATCATCGCTTCACCGTGGATTCTGACAACTATATCAAG GCAATGCGTCTTTTCGCGGGTGGCCCGGTGTGGACACCATACAATCGTCCACACGACCATCTTCCTGCAAG GAAAGAATATGTCGATAATTTCGTGAACAAAGCCTTTAACGCCTCCGCTTAG
- the LOC108842751 gene encoding acireductone dioxygenase 2 isoform X8: MMRDRQLFFGLLLILTFVSLHKLCYCDDQTVSCESFDEPFGGSWIVSKNGDYEGNKRITKTTLVEALKDEREDVIQAWYMDDNQEDQRLPHHKDPKEFLSLDKLAELGVLSWRLDADHYETDEELKKIRESGGYSYMDFCEVCPEKLQNYEEKVKSFFEEHLHTDEEIRYCVAGSGYFDVRDRNEAWIRVWVKKGGMIVFPAGIYHRFTVDSDNYIKAMRLFAGGPVWTPYNRPHDHLPARKEYVDNFVNKAFNASA, translated from the exons ATGATGAGAGACCGGCAACTATTTTTCGGCCTTTTGCTTATCTTAACATTTGTTTCGCTCCATAAGCTTTGCTACTGCGACGATCAGACG GTGTCGTGTGAATCGTTCGATGAGCCTTTCGGAGGTAGCTGGATAGTTTCGAAGAATGGTGATTACGAAG GGAACAAACGCATAACGAAGACGACGTTGGTTGAAGCCCTGAAG GATGAAAGAGAAGACGTGATTCAGGCATGGTACATGGATGATAACCAAGAGGATCAGCGACTTCCTCACCACAAGGATCCTAAAGAGTTTCTCTCTCTCGACAAACTTGCAG AGCTTGGAGTCCTTAGCTGGAGACTTGATGCTGATCACTACGAAACCGATGAGGAGTTGAAAAAGATCCGCGAGTCCGGTGGTTACTCCTACATG GACTTCTGTGAGGTATGCCCTGAGAAGCTTCAAAATTATGAAGAGAAAGTTAAGAGCTTTTTCGAGGAACATCTGCACACTGATGAAGAGATCCGTTACTGCGTTGCAGGAAGTG GCTACTTTGACGTGAGGGATCGCAACGAAGCTTGGATCAGAGTTTGGGTGAAGAAAGGAGGAATGATAGTCTTTCCTGCTGGAATTTATCATCGCTTCACCGTGGATTCTGACAACTATATCAAG GCAATGCGTCTTTTCGCGGGTGGCCCGGTGTGGACACCATACAATCGTCCACACGACCATCTTCCTGCAAG GAAAGAATATGTCGATAATTTCGTGAACAAAGCCTTTAACGCCTCCGCTTAG
- the LOC108842751 gene encoding acireductone dioxygenase 2 isoform X4 — MMRDRQLFFGLLLILTFVSLHKLCYCDDQTVSCESFDEPFGGSWIVSKNGDYEAYGGIKFENVDASLNQIGLNGNKRITKTTLVEALKDEREDVIQAWYMDDNQEDQRLPHHKDPKEFLSLDKLAELGVLSWRLDADHYETDEELKKIRESGGYSYMDFCEVCPEKLQNYEEKVKSFFEEHLHTDEEIRYCVAGSGYFDVRDRNEAWIRVWVKKGGMIVFPAGIYHRFTVDSDNYIKAMRLFAGGPVWTPYNRPHDHLPARKEYVDNFVNKAFNASA, encoded by the exons ATGATGAGAGACCGGCAACTATTTTTCGGCCTTTTGCTTATCTTAACATTTGTTTCGCTCCATAAGCTTTGCTACTGCGACGATCAGACG GTGTCGTGTGAATCGTTCGATGAGCCTTTCGGAGGTAGCTGGATAGTTTCGAAGAATGGTGATTACGAAG CATATGGTGGAATCAAATTCGAGAATGTGGATGCAAGTTTGAATCAAATCGGACTTAATG GGAACAAACGCATAACGAAGACGACGTTGGTTGAAGCCCTGAAG GATGAAAGAGAAGACGTGATTCAGGCATGGTACATGGATGATAACCAAGAGGATCAGCGACTTCCTCACCACAAGGATCCTAAAGAGTTTCTCTCTCTCGACAAACTTGCAG AGCTTGGAGTCCTTAGCTGGAGACTTGATGCTGATCACTACGAAACCGATGAGGAGTTGAAAAAGATCCGCGAGTCCGGTGGTTACTCCTACATG GACTTCTGTGAGGTATGCCCTGAGAAGCTTCAAAATTATGAAGAGAAAGTTAAGAGCTTTTTCGAGGAACATCTGCACACTGATGAAGAGATCCGTTACTGCGTTGCAGGAAGTG GCTACTTTGACGTGAGGGATCGCAACGAAGCTTGGATCAGAGTTTGGGTGAAGAAAGGAGGAATGATAGTCTTTCCTGCTGGAATTTATCATCGCTTCACCGTGGATTCTGACAACTATATCAAG GCAATGCGTCTTTTCGCGGGTGGCCCGGTGTGGACACCATACAATCGTCCACACGACCATCTTCCTGCAAG GAAAGAATATGTCGATAATTTCGTGAACAAAGCCTTTAACGCCTCCGCTTAG
- the LOC108842750 gene encoding acireductone dioxygenase 2, whose translation MGEAVKDGREEVIQAWYMDDSQEDQRLPHHKDPKEFISLDKLAELGVLSWRLDADHYETDEELKKIRESRGYSYMDFCEVCPEKLQNYEEKVKSFFEEHLHTDEEIRYCVAGSGYFDVRDRNEAWIRVWVKKGGMIVLPAGIYHRFTVDSDNYIKAMRLFVGEPVWTPYNRPHDHLPARKEYVDNFVNKAVNASA comes from the exons ATGGGTGAAGCCGTGAAG GATGGAAGAGAAGAAGTGATACAGGCTTGGTACATGGATGATAGCCAAGAGGATCAGCGACTTCCTCACCACAAGGATCCTAAAGAGTTCATCTCTCTCGACAAACTTGCAG AGCTTGGAGTCCTTAGCTGGAGACTTGATGCTGATCACTACGAAACCGATGAGGAGTTGAAAAAGATCCGCGAGTCTCGTGGCTACTCCTACATG GACTTCTGTGAGGTATGCCCTGAGAAGCTTCAAAATTATGAAGAGAAAGTAAAGAGTTTTTTCGAGGAACATCTTCACACTGATGAAGAGATCCGTTACTGCGTTGCAGGAAGTG GCTACTTTGATGTGAGGGACCGCAACGAAGCTTGGATCAGAGTTTGGGTGAAGAAGGGAGGAATGATAGTCTTGCCTGCTGGAATTTATCATCGCTTCACCGTGGATTCTGACAACTATATCAAG GCAATGCGTCTTTTCGTGGGTGAACCGGTGTGGACACCATACAATCGTCCACACGACCATCTTCCTGCAAG GAAAGAATATGTTGATAATTTCGTGAACAAAGCCGTTAACGCCTCTGCTTAg
- the LOC108842751 gene encoding acireductone dioxygenase 2 isoform X1, giving the protein MMRDRQLFFGLLLILTFVSLHKLCYCDDQTVSCESFDEPFGGSWIVSKNGDYEAYGGIKFENVDASLNQIGLNGDEEGNKRITKTTLVEALKDEREDVIQAWYMDDNQEDQRLPHHKDPKEFLSLDKLAELGVLSWRLDADHYETDEELKKIRESGGYSYMDFCEVCPEKLQNYEEKVKSFFEEHLHTDEEIRYCVAGSGYFDVRDRNEAWIRVWVKKGGMIVFPAGIYHRFTVDSDNYIKAMRLFAGGPVWTPYNRPHDHLPARKEYVDNFVNKAFNASA; this is encoded by the exons ATGATGAGAGACCGGCAACTATTTTTCGGCCTTTTGCTTATCTTAACATTTGTTTCGCTCCATAAGCTTTGCTACTGCGACGATCAGACG GTGTCGTGTGAATCGTTCGATGAGCCTTTCGGAGGTAGCTGGATAGTTTCGAAGAATGGTGATTACGAAG CATATGGTGGAATCAAATTCGAGAATGTGGATGCAAGTTTGAATCAAATCGGACTTAATG GAGACGAAGAAGGGAACAAACGCATAACGAAGACGACGTTGGTTGAAGCCCTGAAG GATGAAAGAGAAGACGTGATTCAGGCATGGTACATGGATGATAACCAAGAGGATCAGCGACTTCCTCACCACAAGGATCCTAAAGAGTTTCTCTCTCTCGACAAACTTGCAG AGCTTGGAGTCCTTAGCTGGAGACTTGATGCTGATCACTACGAAACCGATGAGGAGTTGAAAAAGATCCGCGAGTCCGGTGGTTACTCCTACATG GACTTCTGTGAGGTATGCCCTGAGAAGCTTCAAAATTATGAAGAGAAAGTTAAGAGCTTTTTCGAGGAACATCTGCACACTGATGAAGAGATCCGTTACTGCGTTGCAGGAAGTG GCTACTTTGACGTGAGGGATCGCAACGAAGCTTGGATCAGAGTTTGGGTGAAGAAAGGAGGAATGATAGTCTTTCCTGCTGGAATTTATCATCGCTTCACCGTGGATTCTGACAACTATATCAAG GCAATGCGTCTTTTCGCGGGTGGCCCGGTGTGGACACCATACAATCGTCCACACGACCATCTTCCTGCAAG GAAAGAATATGTCGATAATTTCGTGAACAAAGCCTTTAACGCCTCCGCTTAG
- the LOC108828244 gene encoding protein TIFY 4B isoform X2, producing MMEGGGGGGGGAPSAKSILEKPLKLLTEEDISQLTREDCRKFLKEKGMRRPSWNKSQAIQQVLSLKALFEPPGDDSGAGILRKILVSHPPLPSRVTTPSTEPSNELGACGQIPFQEDDGPCPRRDSPRSAEFSGGSAPHYVADKDTYKSLSPRSPAETSALAGQMTIFYNGKVNVYDGVPPEKARSIMHFAANPIDFPENAVFPSTRMISRPVSKEKMVEHSHYDLEKANASRDSDAEGQANRKVSLQRYREKKKDRLFKTKKAPGVGSSSLDMYLNRSQPLMNAAAYSQNLSGGGTGGEHQSAQNQTRSPNLSVDLNCDLNCEDI from the exons ATGatggaaggaggaggaggaggaggaggaggagcgcCATCGGCGAAGTCAATACTGGAGAAGCCTCTGAAGCTACTGACGGAAGAGGACATTTCTCAGCTAACACGCGAGGATTGCCGCAAATTCCTCAAGGAGAAAG GAATGCGAAGACCTTCGTGGAACAAATCCCAGGCGATCCAGCAAGTTTTATCCCTCAAAGCTCTCTTTGAGCCCCCCGGCGACGACTCCGGCGCCGGCATCCTCCGCAAGATCCTCGTTTCTCACCCTCCACTTCCCTCTCGC GTCACCACACCCTCGACAGAGCCAAGCAACGAGCTGGGAGCTTGTGGCCAGATTCCTTTTCAGGAAGATGATGGCCCATGCCCAAGGAGAGATTCTCCCAGATCAGCTGAGTTCTCCGGTGGCTCTGCTCCTCACTATGTTGCCGACAAAGACACCTACAAGTCTCTCTCTCCCAG AAGCCCAGCAGAAACAAGTGCGCTGGCTGGGCAAATGACGATATTCTATAATGGAAAAGTTAATGTATATGATGGTGTACCACCTGAAAAG GCTCGGTCAATCATGCACTTTGCAGCCAATCCAATTGATTTTCCTGAAAATGCTGTTTTTCCTTCTACTAGAATGATTTCCAGGCCCGTGAGTAAAG AAAAGATGGTAGAGCACTCCCACTATGACCTTGAGAAGGCAAATGCTTCTCGTGATTCTG ATGCGGAGGGTCAGGCGAACAGAAAAGTGTCGTTGCAAAGATATCGTGAAAAGAAGAAGGATAG ATTGTTTAAGACCAAGAAGGCTCCAGGAGTGGGATCATCTAGCTTGGACATGTATCTGAATCGTAGTCAGCCACTGATGAACGCTGCTGCATATTCACAAAACCTTAGTGGCGGCGGCACAGGAGGAGAACACCAGTCAGCTCAAAACCAGACAAGAAGCCCCAATCTCTCAGTTGATCTGAACTGTGATCTAAACTGTGAAG ATATCTAA
- the LOC108842751 gene encoding acireductone dioxygenase 2 isoform X3 yields the protein MMRDRQLFFGLLLILTFVSLHKLCYCDDQTVSCESFDEPFGGSWIVSKNGDYEAYGGIKFENVDASLNQIGLNEGNKRITKTTLVEALKDEREDVIQAWYMDDNQEDQRLPHHKDPKEFLSLDKLAELGVLSWRLDADHYETDEELKKIRESGGYSYMDFCEVCPEKLQNYEEKVKSFFEEHLHTDEEIRYCVAGSGYFDVRDRNEAWIRVWVKKGGMIVFPAGIYHRFTVDSDNYIKAMRLFAGGPVWTPYNRPHDHLPARKEYVDNFVNKAFNASA from the exons ATGATGAGAGACCGGCAACTATTTTTCGGCCTTTTGCTTATCTTAACATTTGTTTCGCTCCATAAGCTTTGCTACTGCGACGATCAGACG GTGTCGTGTGAATCGTTCGATGAGCCTTTCGGAGGTAGCTGGATAGTTTCGAAGAATGGTGATTACGAAG CATATGGTGGAATCAAATTCGAGAATGTGGATGCAAGTTTGAATCAAATCGGACTTAATG AAGGGAACAAACGCATAACGAAGACGACGTTGGTTGAAGCCCTGAAG GATGAAAGAGAAGACGTGATTCAGGCATGGTACATGGATGATAACCAAGAGGATCAGCGACTTCCTCACCACAAGGATCCTAAAGAGTTTCTCTCTCTCGACAAACTTGCAG AGCTTGGAGTCCTTAGCTGGAGACTTGATGCTGATCACTACGAAACCGATGAGGAGTTGAAAAAGATCCGCGAGTCCGGTGGTTACTCCTACATG GACTTCTGTGAGGTATGCCCTGAGAAGCTTCAAAATTATGAAGAGAAAGTTAAGAGCTTTTTCGAGGAACATCTGCACACTGATGAAGAGATCCGTTACTGCGTTGCAGGAAGTG GCTACTTTGACGTGAGGGATCGCAACGAAGCTTGGATCAGAGTTTGGGTGAAGAAAGGAGGAATGATAGTCTTTCCTGCTGGAATTTATCATCGCTTCACCGTGGATTCTGACAACTATATCAAG GCAATGCGTCTTTTCGCGGGTGGCCCGGTGTGGACACCATACAATCGTCCACACGACCATCTTCCTGCAAG GAAAGAATATGTCGATAATTTCGTGAACAAAGCCTTTAACGCCTCCGCTTAG
- the LOC108842751 gene encoding acireductone dioxygenase 2 isoform X7: MMRDRQLFFGLLLILTFVSLHKLCYCDDQTVSCESFDEPFGGSWIVSKNGDYEEGNKRITKTTLVEALKDEREDVIQAWYMDDNQEDQRLPHHKDPKEFLSLDKLAELGVLSWRLDADHYETDEELKKIRESGGYSYMDFCEVCPEKLQNYEEKVKSFFEEHLHTDEEIRYCVAGSGYFDVRDRNEAWIRVWVKKGGMIVFPAGIYHRFTVDSDNYIKAMRLFAGGPVWTPYNRPHDHLPARKEYVDNFVNKAFNASA; the protein is encoded by the exons ATGATGAGAGACCGGCAACTATTTTTCGGCCTTTTGCTTATCTTAACATTTGTTTCGCTCCATAAGCTTTGCTACTGCGACGATCAGACG GTGTCGTGTGAATCGTTCGATGAGCCTTTCGGAGGTAGCTGGATAGTTTCGAAGAATGGTGATTACGAAG AAGGGAACAAACGCATAACGAAGACGACGTTGGTTGAAGCCCTGAAG GATGAAAGAGAAGACGTGATTCAGGCATGGTACATGGATGATAACCAAGAGGATCAGCGACTTCCTCACCACAAGGATCCTAAAGAGTTTCTCTCTCTCGACAAACTTGCAG AGCTTGGAGTCCTTAGCTGGAGACTTGATGCTGATCACTACGAAACCGATGAGGAGTTGAAAAAGATCCGCGAGTCCGGTGGTTACTCCTACATG GACTTCTGTGAGGTATGCCCTGAGAAGCTTCAAAATTATGAAGAGAAAGTTAAGAGCTTTTTCGAGGAACATCTGCACACTGATGAAGAGATCCGTTACTGCGTTGCAGGAAGTG GCTACTTTGACGTGAGGGATCGCAACGAAGCTTGGATCAGAGTTTGGGTGAAGAAAGGAGGAATGATAGTCTTTCCTGCTGGAATTTATCATCGCTTCACCGTGGATTCTGACAACTATATCAAG GCAATGCGTCTTTTCGCGGGTGGCCCGGTGTGGACACCATACAATCGTCCACACGACCATCTTCCTGCAAG GAAAGAATATGTCGATAATTTCGTGAACAAAGCCTTTAACGCCTCCGCTTAG
- the LOC108828244 gene encoding protein TIFY 4B isoform X1, with protein sequence MMEGGGGGGGGAPSAKSILEKPLKLLTEEDISQLTREDCRKFLKEKGMRRPSWNKSQAIQQVLSLKALFEPPGDDSGAGILRKILVSHPPLPSRVTTPSTEPSNELGACGQIPFQEDDGPCPRRDSPRSAEFSGGSAPHYVADKDTYKSLSPSRSPAETSALAGQMTIFYNGKVNVYDGVPPEKARSIMHFAANPIDFPENAVFPSTRMISRPVSKEKMVEHSHYDLEKANASRDSDAEGQANRKVSLQRYREKKKDRLFKTKKAPGVGSSSLDMYLNRSQPLMNAAAYSQNLSGGGTGGEHQSAQNQTRSPNLSVDLNCDLNCEDI encoded by the exons ATGatggaaggaggaggaggaggaggaggaggagcgcCATCGGCGAAGTCAATACTGGAGAAGCCTCTGAAGCTACTGACGGAAGAGGACATTTCTCAGCTAACACGCGAGGATTGCCGCAAATTCCTCAAGGAGAAAG GAATGCGAAGACCTTCGTGGAACAAATCCCAGGCGATCCAGCAAGTTTTATCCCTCAAAGCTCTCTTTGAGCCCCCCGGCGACGACTCCGGCGCCGGCATCCTCCGCAAGATCCTCGTTTCTCACCCTCCACTTCCCTCTCGC GTCACCACACCCTCGACAGAGCCAAGCAACGAGCTGGGAGCTTGTGGCCAGATTCCTTTTCAGGAAGATGATGGCCCATGCCCAAGGAGAGATTCTCCCAGATCAGCTGAGTTCTCCGGTGGCTCTGCTCCTCACTATGTTGCCGACAAAGACACCTACAAGTCTCTCTCTCCCAG CAGAAGCCCAGCAGAAACAAGTGCGCTGGCTGGGCAAATGACGATATTCTATAATGGAAAAGTTAATGTATATGATGGTGTACCACCTGAAAAG GCTCGGTCAATCATGCACTTTGCAGCCAATCCAATTGATTTTCCTGAAAATGCTGTTTTTCCTTCTACTAGAATGATTTCCAGGCCCGTGAGTAAAG AAAAGATGGTAGAGCACTCCCACTATGACCTTGAGAAGGCAAATGCTTCTCGTGATTCTG ATGCGGAGGGTCAGGCGAACAGAAAAGTGTCGTTGCAAAGATATCGTGAAAAGAAGAAGGATAG ATTGTTTAAGACCAAGAAGGCTCCAGGAGTGGGATCATCTAGCTTGGACATGTATCTGAATCGTAGTCAGCCACTGATGAACGCTGCTGCATATTCACAAAACCTTAGTGGCGGCGGCACAGGAGGAGAACACCAGTCAGCTCAAAACCAGACAAGAAGCCCCAATCTCTCAGTTGATCTGAACTGTGATCTAAACTGTGAAG ATATCTAA
- the LOC108842751 gene encoding acireductone dioxygenase 2 isoform X2, translating into MMRDRQLFFGLLLILTFVSLHKLCYCDDQTVSCESFDEPFGGSWIVSKNGDYEAYGGIKFENVDASLNQIGLNDEEGNKRITKTTLVEALKDEREDVIQAWYMDDNQEDQRLPHHKDPKEFLSLDKLAELGVLSWRLDADHYETDEELKKIRESGGYSYMDFCEVCPEKLQNYEEKVKSFFEEHLHTDEEIRYCVAGSGYFDVRDRNEAWIRVWVKKGGMIVFPAGIYHRFTVDSDNYIKAMRLFAGGPVWTPYNRPHDHLPARKEYVDNFVNKAFNASA; encoded by the exons ATGATGAGAGACCGGCAACTATTTTTCGGCCTTTTGCTTATCTTAACATTTGTTTCGCTCCATAAGCTTTGCTACTGCGACGATCAGACG GTGTCGTGTGAATCGTTCGATGAGCCTTTCGGAGGTAGCTGGATAGTTTCGAAGAATGGTGATTACGAAG CATATGGTGGAATCAAATTCGAGAATGTGGATGCAAGTTTGAATCAAATCGGACTTAATG ACGAAGAAGGGAACAAACGCATAACGAAGACGACGTTGGTTGAAGCCCTGAAG GATGAAAGAGAAGACGTGATTCAGGCATGGTACATGGATGATAACCAAGAGGATCAGCGACTTCCTCACCACAAGGATCCTAAAGAGTTTCTCTCTCTCGACAAACTTGCAG AGCTTGGAGTCCTTAGCTGGAGACTTGATGCTGATCACTACGAAACCGATGAGGAGTTGAAAAAGATCCGCGAGTCCGGTGGTTACTCCTACATG GACTTCTGTGAGGTATGCCCTGAGAAGCTTCAAAATTATGAAGAGAAAGTTAAGAGCTTTTTCGAGGAACATCTGCACACTGATGAAGAGATCCGTTACTGCGTTGCAGGAAGTG GCTACTTTGACGTGAGGGATCGCAACGAAGCTTGGATCAGAGTTTGGGTGAAGAAAGGAGGAATGATAGTCTTTCCTGCTGGAATTTATCATCGCTTCACCGTGGATTCTGACAACTATATCAAG GCAATGCGTCTTTTCGCGGGTGGCCCGGTGTGGACACCATACAATCGTCCACACGACCATCTTCCTGCAAG GAAAGAATATGTCGATAATTTCGTGAACAAAGCCTTTAACGCCTCCGCTTAG